Proteins from a single region of Pseudarthrobacter sp. NIBRBAC000502772:
- a CDS encoding DNA-3-methyladenine glycosylase gives MTILDAPARLAAAADASLRWHPDGPYSLHQTLGTLLRGTGDPSFSFRPDGLWMAFTTPDGPVTLRLTAAADGAVDAQAWGPGSAAGLAGVPRLLGAEDDWSAFDEPDFHATLPRMVRDARRRNLAVRLPSTGRVVDCLVPTILEQKVTVIEARRGYRYLMYRFGSPAPAAGSAAPEGLRLQPTPEQWLRIPSWEWHQAGVGPQRSATVMRALRSAVALERLAALPSAEAAAKLQVIPGIGVWTAAEVVQRTHGCPDSIAVGDYHLAAYVGAALTGRRTDDAGMLALLEPWTGHRQRVVRMIGLSGFRKPTFGPRMTIQDHRRH, from the coding sequence ATGACCATCCTTGACGCTCCGGCCCGGCTTGCCGCCGCCGCGGATGCGTCCCTGCGGTGGCATCCGGACGGCCCGTACAGCCTGCACCAGACGCTGGGAACGCTCCTGCGGGGTACCGGAGATCCGTCGTTTTCGTTCCGGCCGGACGGGTTATGGATGGCGTTTACGACGCCGGACGGCCCGGTCACGCTGCGCCTCACCGCGGCTGCGGATGGGGCTGTTGACGCCCAGGCCTGGGGTCCGGGTTCCGCCGCCGGACTCGCCGGCGTGCCCCGGCTCCTGGGCGCTGAGGACGATTGGTCGGCGTTTGACGAACCGGATTTCCACGCCACGCTCCCCCGGATGGTCCGTGATGCCCGACGCCGGAACCTGGCTGTCCGGCTGCCCTCCACCGGGCGGGTGGTTGATTGCCTCGTGCCCACCATCCTTGAGCAGAAGGTCACCGTCATTGAGGCCCGCCGCGGCTACCGGTACCTGATGTACCGGTTCGGCTCGCCGGCTCCGGCGGCAGGAAGCGCGGCGCCGGAAGGGCTCCGCCTCCAGCCCACGCCTGAGCAGTGGCTGCGCATCCCCTCGTGGGAATGGCACCAGGCCGGCGTAGGACCCCAGCGTTCGGCGACCGTCATGCGGGCGCTGCGATCCGCCGTCGCGCTTGAACGGCTGGCCGCCCTTCCGTCCGCGGAGGCGGCAGCAAAGCTGCAGGTGATTCCCGGTATCGGGGTGTGGACCGCGGCCGAAGTGGTGCAGCGGACGCACGGCTGCCCGGACTCCATTGCGGTGGGCGACTACCACCTCGCCGCCTATGTGGGCGCCGCCCTCACCGGCCGCCGGACGGACGACGCCGGCATGCTGGCCTTGCTTGAGCCGTGGACGGGGCACCGGCAGCGTGTGGTCCGGATGATCGGCCTGAGCGGCTTCCGCAAACCGACGTTCGGGCCGCGCATGACCATCCAGGACCACCGCCGGCACTGA
- a CDS encoding ester cyclase: MSADAIAKSVEALNSHDAKAFAAAYAADAVVHDPSYPQPLKGRDAIEQDVVDLLRAFPDVSLTVGPVLQDGETFAAEYTLRGTHQGPLALPGGEIPATGKSFINNAAVFSKFNTDGEVTEESRYYDVAGLMAQLGVTPTT, translated from the coding sequence ATGAGCGCGGACGCAATTGCCAAGTCAGTAGAAGCCCTTAACTCTCACGATGCGAAGGCCTTTGCGGCAGCCTATGCCGCGGACGCGGTTGTCCACGACCCGAGCTACCCGCAGCCGCTGAAGGGGCGGGATGCTATTGAGCAGGACGTGGTGGATCTCCTGCGGGCTTTCCCGGATGTCAGTCTCACCGTGGGGCCCGTGCTCCAGGATGGCGAGACGTTCGCAGCCGAGTACACTCTGCGCGGAACGCACCAGGGACCGTTGGCATTGCCCGGCGGCGAGATTCCCGCCACCGGAAAGTCCTTCATCAATAACGCGGCCGTCTTCTCGAAATTCAATACTGACGGGGAAGTCACGGAGGAAAGCCGCTACTACGATGTAGCCGGCCTCATGGCGCAGCTTGGGGTGACTCCGACAACCTGA
- a CDS encoding ATP-binding cassette domain-containing protein — protein sequence MIHTDKLTKTFTVKKETVEAVKGVDIDVAPGELVAFLGPNGAGKSTTLRMLTTLLRPTSGTATVAGVDVTADPAGVRARIGYIGQGNGGGHSFRVIDELIMQGRFYGMNSTDAAARAHELLISMDLADLAKRTVVKLSGGQRRRMDVALGLMHSPRLLFLDEPSTGMDPQNRANLWDHIMRLRAEHGTTIVLTTHYMDEADLMSERVIVIDHGQIIADDTAARLKANLAGDLLAVEVAAESAAGVRGLLGRAAAGGEVNENSYDGVVRFRLRLTEGARLAPALLQEMNDAGAPAQSLELKPPTLDDVFLELTGRNLREGANR from the coding sequence ATGATCCACACTGACAAGCTAACCAAGACATTCACCGTCAAGAAGGAAACGGTAGAAGCCGTCAAGGGGGTCGACATCGATGTTGCCCCGGGCGAGCTTGTGGCGTTCCTTGGCCCGAACGGTGCGGGCAAATCCACCACCCTGCGCATGCTCACCACCCTGCTCCGGCCCACGTCGGGCACGGCAACCGTCGCGGGTGTGGACGTCACAGCGGACCCGGCCGGCGTACGCGCCCGGATCGGCTACATCGGCCAGGGCAACGGCGGCGGGCACAGCTTCCGGGTCATCGACGAACTGATCATGCAGGGCCGCTTCTACGGTATGAACTCCACGGATGCCGCTGCCCGGGCACACGAGCTCCTGATCTCCATGGACCTGGCCGACCTCGCCAAACGCACCGTGGTCAAGCTGTCCGGCGGGCAGCGGCGGCGGATGGACGTGGCGCTGGGGCTGATGCACTCCCCGCGGCTGCTGTTCCTGGATGAACCGTCCACCGGCATGGACCCGCAGAACCGGGCCAACCTGTGGGACCACATCATGCGGTTGCGCGCCGAGCACGGCACCACCATCGTCCTCACCACGCATTATATGGACGAGGCCGATTTGATGTCCGAGCGCGTGATCGTGATTGACCACGGCCAGATCATCGCCGATGACACAGCTGCCCGGCTGAAGGCCAACCTGGCCGGCGACCTGCTCGCCGTCGAGGTGGCGGCGGAGTCCGCCGCGGGCGTGCGCGGGCTGCTGGGCCGGGCCGCTGCGGGCGGTGAGGTCAACGAAAACTCGTACGACGGCGTGGTCCGCTTCCGCCTCCGGCTCACCGAAGGCGCCCGGCTGGCACCGGCGCTGCTGCAAGAAATGAACGACGCCGGTGCTCCCGCCCAGTCCCTGGAGCTGAAACCGCCCACCCTGGACGATGTATTCCTGGAGCTGACCGGCCGCAATCTGCGGGAAGGAGCAAACCGCTGA
- a CDS encoding cystathionine beta-synthase, translated as MKYAQSVLDLIGNTPLIKLNHVTEGLKATVLVKLEYINPGGSIKDRIAVKMIEEAERTGKLLPGGTIVEPTSGNTGVGLALVAQQKGYKCIFVVPDKVGEDKRAVLQAYGAEVVVTPTSVAPDSPQSYYSVSDRLVTEIPGAYKPDQFSNPAAPGSHYETTGPEIWRDTDGTVTHCVIGAGTGGTITGTGRFLKEISADRPEADGGRVRIIGADPEGSVYSGGTGRPYFVEGVGEDMWPANYDKSVPDDVIAVTDADSFAMTRRLAREEGLLVGGSSGMAVVAALQTARDLPESAVVVVILPDSGRGYLAKIFNDQWMRSYGFLSGGEETSVGEVIKSKTGELPDLVHIHPNETVRDVINIMNEFGVSHIPVLSQEPPVVMGEVLGAVDERSLTSKLFRGEAKLTDKISEHMGPRLPVIGSLETISAARELLSDVDTVMVTFVGAPVGILTRHDLLAYLSN; from the coding sequence ATGAAGTACGCGCAGTCCGTCCTGGACCTCATCGGAAACACGCCGCTCATCAAGCTCAACCACGTGACGGAAGGCCTCAAAGCCACAGTCCTGGTCAAGCTGGAATACATCAATCCCGGCGGTTCCATCAAGGACCGCATCGCGGTGAAAATGATCGAAGAGGCCGAACGGACCGGCAAACTCCTGCCCGGAGGGACCATCGTTGAGCCGACGTCGGGCAACACCGGCGTGGGTCTGGCGCTCGTGGCCCAGCAAAAAGGCTACAAATGCATCTTCGTCGTGCCGGACAAGGTGGGTGAGGACAAGCGCGCGGTGCTTCAGGCTTACGGCGCCGAAGTGGTGGTCACCCCCACGTCCGTGGCCCCGGACAGCCCGCAGAGCTACTACAGCGTCTCGGACCGACTGGTCACGGAAATTCCGGGCGCCTACAAGCCGGACCAGTTCTCCAACCCGGCCGCCCCCGGCAGCCACTACGAGACCACGGGGCCGGAAATCTGGCGGGACACGGACGGCACGGTGACGCACTGCGTGATCGGCGCCGGCACCGGCGGCACCATCACCGGCACCGGCCGCTTCCTCAAGGAGATCTCGGCGGACCGTCCGGAGGCCGACGGCGGCCGGGTCAGGATCATCGGGGCTGACCCCGAAGGCTCGGTCTACTCCGGCGGCACCGGGCGCCCGTACTTCGTCGAGGGCGTGGGCGAGGACATGTGGCCGGCGAACTACGACAAATCCGTCCCGGACGACGTCATCGCCGTCACCGACGCCGATTCCTTCGCCATGACGCGGCGGCTGGCCCGCGAGGAAGGGCTGCTGGTGGGCGGCTCGTCCGGCATGGCGGTGGTGGCTGCGCTGCAGACCGCCCGCGACCTCCCGGAAAGCGCCGTGGTGGTGGTCATCCTCCCGGACTCCGGCCGCGGCTACCTGGCCAAGATCTTCAACGACCAGTGGATGCGTTCCTACGGCTTCCTCTCCGGCGGCGAGGAGACGTCAGTGGGCGAGGTCATCAAGTCCAAGACCGGCGAGCTGCCGGACCTGGTCCACATCCACCCCAACGAGACCGTCCGCGACGTCATCAACATCATGAACGAGTTCGGTGTCAGCCACATCCCGGTCCTCTCGCAGGAACCGCCGGTGGTGATGGGCGAGGTCCTCGGCGCCGTGGATGAGCGCAGCCTGACCTCCAAGCTGTTCCGCGGCGAGGCCAAGCTGACGGACAAGATCTCAGAGCACATGGGCCCCCGCCTGCCGGTCATCGGCTCGCTGGAAACCATCTCCGCAGCCCGCGAACTGCTCTCCGACGTGGACACCGTGATGGTGACATTCGTCGGCGCCCCCGTGGGAATCCTCACCCGCCACGACCTCCTCGCCTACCTCAGCAACTAG
- a CDS encoding LuxR C-terminal-related transcriptional regulator gives MTLEEVTARGYAALEAGRWADARAAFEEVLSGTGSSATLAGLGDALFFLGELSESVRCRERAYAASRRAGNVPEAIDSAVWLCLVYGMSLGNEAAARGWLARAESMAGPDDGLSLAWVDYCAALLATDAHRCRDLIDRALAASHELGDPDLAVCALAERGVVLVKGGDVQAGLRCVDEAMASALGGDGTTFYTVVMASCSMLTVCDLLSDLGRATQWSLAADDYMRTYGCPYLYAQCRMVHGRVLLLTGHWAEAEDELRHAAASTKDVFPGMYHRAIASLAELRVRQGHFDEAKALIERIGAPVETSLVAAGLALGSNEPVAAVALAERWLRSENEGTGDVVPTLHAGGHRTSLETASARSLLVQAQLAAGNPAAAAVAAEHLGDLDASAGGVCLVSAHAALARGRVAAAEGRLEPATLYFEDALKWFGHLDLPLEAARTRLELARVLAQVQPTLAISEARAALSAMDRLGASHDADTAAALLRSWGAGGRSVPREAGILTRREHEILGLLVEGYSNPEIAGQLFISSKTVAHHVSSVLEKLGLRNRAEAAAYAARLGSN, from the coding sequence GTGACGCTGGAGGAAGTGACAGCGAGGGGCTACGCGGCACTGGAAGCGGGGCGGTGGGCGGATGCGCGCGCCGCCTTTGAGGAGGTCCTCTCAGGCACCGGATCGTCGGCCACGCTCGCGGGCTTGGGCGACGCCCTCTTTTTCCTCGGTGAGCTCAGTGAAAGCGTCCGCTGCCGTGAGCGCGCCTACGCCGCCAGCCGCCGCGCGGGCAATGTTCCGGAGGCCATCGACTCCGCCGTATGGCTGTGCCTCGTCTATGGAATGTCCCTCGGCAACGAGGCGGCGGCGCGGGGCTGGCTTGCCCGTGCGGAGAGCATGGCCGGACCCGACGACGGACTGTCCCTTGCGTGGGTTGATTATTGTGCGGCGCTGCTGGCTACGGATGCCCATCGCTGCCGCGACCTGATCGACAGAGCGCTGGCCGCGTCGCATGAGTTGGGCGACCCGGACCTGGCAGTCTGTGCGCTTGCGGAGCGCGGGGTCGTCCTGGTCAAGGGTGGAGACGTCCAGGCCGGGCTTCGCTGTGTGGATGAGGCCATGGCCAGCGCCCTGGGTGGCGACGGAACGACGTTCTATACGGTGGTCATGGCGAGCTGCTCGATGCTGACGGTCTGCGACCTGCTCAGCGACCTCGGGCGGGCTACCCAGTGGTCGCTGGCTGCGGATGACTACATGAGGACCTACGGCTGTCCATACCTTTACGCCCAGTGCCGCATGGTCCACGGGCGGGTGCTCCTGCTGACGGGTCATTGGGCCGAAGCCGAGGACGAGCTGCGGCATGCGGCGGCGAGTACGAAGGACGTCTTCCCCGGTATGTACCACAGGGCCATCGCGAGCCTCGCCGAACTCCGCGTGCGCCAAGGGCATTTCGACGAGGCAAAGGCCTTGATCGAGAGGATCGGCGCTCCGGTCGAGACCAGCCTGGTGGCGGCGGGCCTGGCCCTCGGAAGCAACGAACCGGTGGCGGCCGTGGCACTGGCCGAGCGTTGGCTTCGTTCGGAAAATGAGGGTACCGGCGACGTCGTTCCGACATTGCACGCCGGCGGGCACCGGACCTCTCTGGAAACAGCGAGCGCACGCAGCCTGCTGGTGCAGGCACAGCTGGCAGCAGGCAATCCTGCCGCTGCTGCAGTGGCCGCCGAGCACCTTGGCGACCTTGACGCCAGCGCCGGAGGAGTATGCCTGGTGTCCGCGCATGCCGCTCTGGCTAGGGGCCGGGTTGCAGCCGCCGAGGGCCGGCTGGAGCCTGCCACGTTGTATTTTGAGGACGCCCTCAAGTGGTTCGGGCACTTGGACCTTCCGCTGGAAGCCGCGCGCACACGACTGGAACTTGCGCGTGTTTTAGCCCAAGTCCAGCCCACACTCGCTATCTCCGAAGCCCGCGCTGCCCTGTCAGCGATGGACAGGCTGGGGGCGTCCCATGATGCCGATACGGCAGCGGCACTGCTGCGATCGTGGGGCGCCGGGGGCCGGTCCGTTCCCCGCGAGGCAGGTATTCTCACCCGGCGTGAGCATGAAATTCTGGGGCTGCTGGTTGAGGGCTATTCAAATCCTGAAATTGCGGGGCAGCTGTTTATCAGCAGCAAAACGGTGGCCCACCATGTGAGCAGTGTGCTGGAGAAGCTGGGCCTTCGCAACCGTGCTGAAGCCGCTGCTTACGCCGCCCGCCTGGGCTCTAATTGA
- a CDS encoding ABC transporter permease has protein sequence MAVQSTEVLEKPGLVQILHDTRFVFWREMLLPLRDPFSLIFSLLQPLVFLGLFGPLLGAAVGAPAFGGQSTLQWFLPGVVVMIALFGTSMTGSNLQYELMTGSYERILATPLSRSSLMIGRALKEWAPLVVQGLLIALVCIPFGFVFYPLHVLFGLVILGIFGIGLGALSYALALVSQNKEWIFWGVQQTLLFPLMILSGIMLPIEAGPDWMKTASLFNPLTYLVNAERELFSGSVGTDTLLGLLAASATAAVGLVVGVRAINRNIN, from the coding sequence ATGGCTGTGCAAAGCACCGAGGTCCTGGAAAAGCCAGGCCTGGTCCAGATCCTGCATGACACCAGGTTCGTCTTCTGGCGCGAGATGCTGCTGCCGCTGCGTGACCCGTTCTCGCTGATCTTCTCGCTGCTCCAGCCGCTTGTATTCCTGGGTCTCTTCGGCCCGTTGCTCGGCGCGGCCGTGGGGGCACCCGCATTCGGCGGCCAGTCCACGCTGCAGTGGTTCCTGCCCGGCGTCGTGGTCATGATTGCCCTGTTCGGCACGTCCATGACGGGCTCCAACCTGCAGTACGAGCTCATGACCGGTTCTTATGAGCGCATCCTGGCCACGCCGCTGTCCCGCTCGTCGCTGATGATCGGGCGGGCGCTGAAGGAATGGGCGCCGCTGGTGGTGCAGGGCCTGCTGATCGCCCTGGTCTGCATCCCGTTCGGCTTTGTCTTCTATCCGCTGCACGTGCTGTTCGGCCTGGTCATCCTGGGGATCTTCGGGATCGGGCTCGGCGCCCTCTCCTACGCGCTGGCGCTGGTATCGCAGAACAAGGAGTGGATCTTCTGGGGTGTGCAGCAGACGCTGCTCTTCCCGCTGATGATCCTGTCCGGCATCATGCTGCCCATCGAGGCAGGGCCGGACTGGATGAAGACCGCCAGCCTCTTCAACCCCCTGACTTACCTGGTCAACGCCGAACGGGAGCTGTTCTCCGGCAGCGTCGGGACCGACACGCTCCTGGGCCTCCTCGCCGCATCGGCGACGGCCGCCGTCGGGCTTGTAGTGGGTGTGCGGGCCATCAACCGCAACATCAATTAG
- a CDS encoding cystathionine gamma-synthase, with protein MSVSENQGFNTRAVHAGQAFEPRTGAVVPPVHFSSTYAQDGIGGLRDGYEYGRGTNPTRDALQEQLAALEGGSHAYSFSSGLAAEDSLIRALTRPGDHIVLGNDAYGGTYRLINGVLGDWGIGNTPVDMADLDAVRKAVAANKTRFVWVETPSNPLMKVTDIEALAAIAHDAGALLVVDNTFASPYLQTPLALGADVVVHSTTKYIGGHSDVVGGAIVVNDADLAEKIGFVQFAVGAVSGPMDAFLTTRGLKTLGVRMDRHSDNGQAVAEWLLERPEVEAVLYPGLPSHPGHELAKKQMKKFGGMVSVQFKGGEAAARTVAENTSVFTLAESLGGIESLMNYPSEMTHASVKGTELAVPVNLIRLSCGIEDVEDLIADLERAFTFLK; from the coding sequence ATGTCTGTTTCTGAAAACCAGGGTTTCAACACGCGCGCCGTCCACGCCGGCCAGGCCTTCGAGCCCCGCACCGGCGCCGTGGTCCCGCCGGTGCACTTCAGCTCCACGTACGCCCAGGACGGCATCGGCGGGCTCCGCGACGGCTACGAATACGGCCGTGGCACCAACCCCACGCGCGACGCCCTGCAGGAGCAGCTCGCGGCGCTCGAGGGCGGAAGCCACGCGTACTCCTTCAGCTCGGGCCTCGCGGCGGAGGACTCCCTCATTCGGGCGCTGACCCGGCCGGGCGACCACATTGTGCTCGGCAACGACGCGTACGGCGGCACGTACCGGCTGATCAACGGCGTGCTCGGCGACTGGGGGATCGGGAACACCCCCGTGGACATGGCGGACCTGGACGCGGTGCGCAAAGCCGTGGCCGCGAACAAGACCCGCTTCGTCTGGGTGGAGACCCCCTCCAACCCGCTGATGAAGGTCACCGACATCGAGGCGCTCGCCGCAATAGCGCACGACGCCGGGGCCCTCCTCGTGGTGGACAACACCTTCGCGTCGCCCTACCTGCAGACCCCGCTCGCCCTGGGTGCCGACGTCGTGGTCCACTCCACCACCAAGTACATCGGCGGGCACTCCGACGTGGTGGGCGGCGCCATCGTGGTCAACGACGCGGACCTCGCGGAGAAGATCGGCTTTGTGCAGTTCGCGGTGGGTGCGGTGTCCGGCCCCATGGACGCTTTCCTCACCACCCGCGGCCTGAAGACACTCGGCGTGCGCATGGACCGGCACAGCGACAACGGCCAGGCCGTGGCCGAATGGCTGCTCGAGCGCCCCGAGGTGGAGGCCGTCCTGTACCCGGGCCTGCCGTCCCACCCCGGCCACGAGCTGGCGAAGAAGCAGATGAAGAAGTTCGGCGGCATGGTCTCCGTCCAGTTCAAGGGCGGCGAGGCGGCGGCCCGCACGGTCGCGGAAAACACGTCGGTGTTCACGCTGGCGGAATCCCTGGGCGGCATCGAATCGCTGATGAACTACCCGTCCGAGATGACCCACGCATCGGTCAAGGGCACGGAACTGGCGGTTCCCGTCAACCTGATCCGGCTGTCCTGCGGCATCGAGGACGTGGAAGACCTCATCGCCGACCTCGAGCGCGCCTTCACCTTCCTCAAGTAG
- a CDS encoding MFS transporter has translation MSATETTRRRLHPAWIVAAVAFLALVGAAGFRAAPGVLMVPLQQEFGWSTTVLSAAVSINLVLFGLTAPFAAALMERFGIRTVTATALVMIGAGSALTVLVTESWQILLTWGLLIGLGTGSMALVFAATIANTWFSKSRGLVIGILTAGSAAGQLVFLPFIAMLAQDPGWRQASLLIAAGALAVVPLVLKFLKNSPADVGALPYGETAPEEGTAESAAAPAVESGRSSNAAVRALQVLKRASKVRTFWALVAGFAICGATTNGLIGTHFIPSAHDHGMPETTAAGLLAVVGIFDILGTIASGWLTDRYNPKILLAVYYQFRGIGLLVLPLLLSATVQPSMIVFVVIYGLDWVATVPPTAAICRKTFGADGSVVFGWVFAAHQLGAAAAALGAGAIRDATGQYTYAWFGAAAMCTIAAVISATIRKDAGAKEPVPVGAA, from the coding sequence ATGAGTGCCACCGAAACCACGCGCCGCCGGCTGCACCCCGCCTGGATCGTCGCGGCCGTCGCCTTCCTGGCCCTCGTTGGCGCCGCCGGATTCCGGGCCGCCCCGGGTGTCCTCATGGTGCCGCTGCAGCAGGAGTTCGGCTGGTCCACCACCGTGCTGTCCGCAGCCGTCAGCATCAACCTGGTGCTGTTTGGCCTGACCGCCCCCTTCGCCGCTGCCCTGATGGAACGGTTCGGGATCCGGACCGTCACCGCCACCGCCCTGGTGATGATCGGCGCCGGCAGTGCGCTCACGGTCCTGGTCACCGAGTCCTGGCAGATCCTCCTGACCTGGGGCCTGCTGATCGGGCTGGGCACCGGCTCCATGGCGCTCGTCTTCGCCGCCACCATCGCCAACACCTGGTTCTCCAAGAGCCGGGGCCTGGTGATCGGCATCCTGACCGCCGGCAGCGCCGCGGGCCAGCTGGTCTTCCTGCCGTTCATCGCCATGCTGGCCCAGGATCCGGGCTGGCGGCAGGCCTCGCTGCTGATCGCCGCCGGCGCGCTGGCGGTGGTGCCGCTGGTGCTGAAGTTCCTCAAGAACTCACCGGCCGACGTCGGCGCCTTGCCTTACGGTGAAACGGCACCTGAGGAGGGAACGGCTGAGTCTGCCGCCGCCCCTGCCGTGGAAAGCGGGCGCAGCAGCAACGCCGCAGTGCGCGCCCTCCAGGTACTCAAGCGGGCCAGCAAAGTGCGGACATTCTGGGCGCTGGTGGCCGGTTTTGCGATCTGCGGGGCCACTACCAACGGGCTGATCGGCACCCACTTCATCCCCTCCGCCCACGACCACGGCATGCCCGAAACCACAGCGGCCGGGCTGCTCGCCGTCGTCGGGATCTTCGACATCCTGGGCACCATCGCGTCCGGCTGGCTGACCGACCGGTACAACCCCAAAATCCTGCTGGCCGTCTACTACCAGTTCCGGGGGATCGGCCTGCTCGTGCTGCCGCTGCTCCTGAGCGCCACCGTCCAGCCGAGCATGATCGTTTTTGTGGTGATCTACGGCCTGGACTGGGTGGCGACGGTACCGCCCACCGCGGCAATCTGCCGGAAAACGTTCGGCGCGGACGGCAGCGTGGTGTTCGGCTGGGTGTTCGCGGCCCACCAGCTGGGCGCGGCCGCCGCCGCCCTCGGCGCCGGTGCCATCCGGGACGCCACCGGCCAGTACACCTACGCCTGGTTCGGCGCGGCCGCCATGTGCACCATCGCCGCCGTGATCAGCGCGACCATCCGCAAGGACGCAGGCGCCAAGGAACCCGTCCCGGTCGGAGCTGCGTAG
- a CDS encoding VOC family protein, producing the protein MAGVVHFEIPSDDKERANTFYQSAFGWTLTPMQEMDYTIAITTPSDEQTGMPSAPGAINGALFPRTDNLKTPIITIDVEDVDAALAQVESAGGTVAQAKDAVPGMGYYAYFKDTEGNTLGLWHTDSSAGS; encoded by the coding sequence GTGGCTGGAGTTGTGCATTTCGAGATCCCCTCCGACGACAAGGAACGCGCCAACACCTTTTACCAAAGTGCGTTTGGCTGGACCCTGACCCCCATGCAGGAGATGGACTACACCATCGCCATCACCACGCCGTCGGACGAACAGACAGGCATGCCAAGCGCGCCAGGGGCCATCAACGGGGCCCTGTTCCCCCGCACGGACAACCTCAAGACCCCCATCATCACCATCGATGTGGAGGACGTGGACGCCGCGCTGGCGCAGGTCGAATCCGCTGGAGGTACTGTCGCCCAGGCAAAGGACGCCGTTCCCGGCATGGGCTATTACGCCTACTTCAAGGACACCGAGGGCAACACCCTGGGCCTCTGGCACACAGATTCCTCGGCAGGGAGCTGA
- a CDS encoding helix-turn-helix domain-containing protein: MVLRSDWSQRNCSMARGLDILGDPWSMLVLREVFFGNGRFDAMKSRLAVADSVLTRRLAGLVESGLLEKKAYDDGGRPRQEYVLTPKGEDALPVLNAVVMWAEKHLPAPSDQAHMYVIHSGCGQRTSSADTCTGCGERLTAANTSWHSLTRTDAPVQLATAA; encoded by the coding sequence ATGGTTCTCCGCTCCGACTGGTCCCAGCGCAACTGCAGCATGGCACGAGGTCTCGACATTTTGGGTGACCCCTGGAGCATGCTGGTGCTCCGCGAGGTCTTTTTCGGCAACGGGCGCTTCGACGCCATGAAGTCCCGGCTGGCCGTCGCGGATTCCGTGCTCACCAGGCGCCTGGCGGGTCTCGTGGAGTCGGGCTTGCTTGAGAAGAAGGCGTACGACGACGGCGGCCGCCCCCGCCAGGAGTACGTCCTGACTCCTAAGGGTGAGGACGCCCTCCCGGTCCTGAACGCCGTGGTCATGTGGGCGGAAAAGCACCTCCCGGCGCCGTCTGACCAGGCCCATATGTACGTCATCCATTCCGGCTGCGGCCAGCGGACCAGCTCCGCGGACACCTGCACCGGCTGCGGGGAACGGCTCACTGCCGCCAACACCAGCTGGCACAGCCTCACCCGGACGGACGCGCCCGTGCAGCTGGCCACGGCCGCATGA